One part of the Natrinema salinisoli genome encodes these proteins:
- a CDS encoding NADP-dependent malic enzyme → MDEDALEYHKTDPPGKIEISTTKSTNTQRDLSLAYSPGVAAPCREIAAEPDDAYQYTTKGNLVGVISNGSAVLGLGDIGAQASKPVMEGKGVLFKRFADIDVFDIELDLDDPDAFVESVAAMESTFGGINLEDIAAPDCFEIEERLRDRLSVPVFHDDQHGTAIISGAALLNAAEIVGKDLADLEVAFAGAGAAAVATAKFYVSLGVPRENITMCDIDGILTTERAESGELNEYNRQFARNGPDGDVADAMEDADAFVGLSAGGIVSQEMVRSMADDPIVFAMANPEPEIGYEEAKAARDDTVIMATGRSDYPNQVNNVLGFPFIFRGALDVRTTEINEEMKIAAAHALADLAKQDVPDSVVKAYGDQPLQFGPDYIIPKPLDTRVLFEVAPAVAQAAIESGAARIELDVDEYVERLEARLGKSREMMRVVLNKAKSDPKRIALAEGTDETIVRAAAQIEERGIAKPVLIGDENEIHSTVVNLGLEFDPDIVDPAGGECEAYADHLYERRQRDGITQREAESLIRDDTNYFGSVMVDRGDVDAMLTGLTNHYPSALRPPLQVVGTADDAEYAAGVYMLTFKNRVIFVADATVNQAPDEDVLEEVTRHTAELARRFDVEPRAALLSYSDFGSVDNEGTRKPSEAARRLREDSDIDFPVDGEMQADTAVLEEMLTDTYEFTELERPANVLIFPNLEAGNIGYKLLQRLGGADAIGPMLVGMDKPVHVLQRGDEVKDIVNLAAVATVDAQDSHS, encoded by the coding sequence ATGGACGAGGACGCGCTCGAGTATCATAAGACAGATCCACCAGGGAAGATCGAAATATCGACGACGAAATCGACGAACACGCAACGGGACCTCTCGCTGGCGTACTCTCCGGGCGTTGCCGCCCCGTGTCGCGAGATTGCCGCGGAACCGGATGACGCCTACCAGTACACGACAAAGGGAAACCTCGTGGGCGTGATCTCGAACGGGTCGGCCGTCCTCGGACTGGGTGATATCGGCGCTCAGGCCTCGAAACCAGTCATGGAGGGGAAGGGCGTCCTGTTTAAACGATTCGCCGACATCGACGTCTTCGACATCGAACTCGATCTCGACGATCCGGACGCGTTCGTCGAGTCGGTCGCGGCGATGGAGTCGACCTTCGGCGGAATCAACCTCGAGGACATCGCGGCACCGGACTGTTTCGAAATCGAGGAGCGCCTCCGCGACCGACTATCGGTTCCCGTGTTTCACGACGATCAGCACGGCACCGCCATCATCTCCGGCGCTGCTCTCCTCAACGCCGCGGAGATTGTCGGCAAGGATCTCGCAGACCTCGAGGTTGCGTTCGCCGGTGCAGGTGCCGCCGCGGTCGCAACCGCGAAGTTCTACGTCTCGCTGGGCGTCCCCCGAGAAAATATCACTATGTGTGATATCGACGGTATTTTGACGACGGAACGGGCGGAATCCGGCGAGCTGAACGAGTACAACCGGCAGTTCGCTCGGAACGGACCCGATGGCGATGTCGCGGACGCGATGGAGGATGCAGACGCGTTCGTCGGACTCTCTGCCGGCGGTATCGTCAGCCAAGAGATGGTCCGATCAATGGCCGACGATCCAATCGTCTTCGCGATGGCAAATCCCGAGCCGGAGATCGGCTACGAGGAAGCCAAGGCGGCCCGCGACGATACCGTCATCATGGCGACCGGTCGGTCGGACTACCCCAACCAGGTCAACAACGTCCTCGGATTCCCCTTCATATTCCGCGGTGCGCTCGATGTCCGTACCACTGAGATCAACGAGGAGATGAAGATCGCGGCGGCCCATGCGCTGGCAGATCTGGCCAAGCAGGATGTCCCCGATTCGGTAGTCAAAGCCTACGGCGATCAGCCGCTACAGTTCGGCCCGGACTATATCATACCCAAACCTCTCGACACTCGCGTCCTCTTCGAGGTCGCACCCGCGGTCGCACAGGCGGCGATCGAGTCAGGCGCGGCTCGCATCGAACTCGACGTTGACGAGTACGTCGAACGCCTCGAGGCCCGCCTCGGTAAATCTCGTGAGATGATGCGCGTCGTGCTCAACAAGGCCAAGTCCGATCCCAAACGGATTGCGCTAGCCGAGGGGACCGACGAGACGATCGTCCGTGCGGCAGCCCAAATCGAAGAGCGCGGAATCGCGAAGCCGGTCCTGATCGGCGACGAAAACGAGATTCATAGTACGGTCGTGAACCTCGGCCTGGAGTTCGACCCGGACATCGTCGACCCCGCTGGCGGGGAGTGTGAGGCGTACGCCGACCACCTCTACGAGCGACGACAGCGCGACGGTATCACCCAACGTGAGGCCGAATCACTGATCCGCGACGACACCAACTATTTCGGCAGCGTCATGGTTGATCGCGGCGACGTCGACGCGATGCTCACCGGATTGACGAACCACTATCCGTCGGCGCTCCGCCCGCCGCTACAAGTCGTCGGAACGGCCGACGACGCCGAGTACGCCGCCGGCGTCTACATGCTCACGTTCAAGAATCGCGTGATCTTCGTCGCTGACGCCACGGTCAACCAGGCTCCCGACGAAGACGTCCTCGAGGAGGTTACCCGCCACACCGCCGAATTGGCCCGTCGATTTGACGTTGAACCGCGCGCCGCCTTACTCTCGTACTCCGATTTCGGTAGCGTCGACAATGAAGGTACCCGCAAACCTAGCGAAGCGGCCCGCCGCCTACGTGAGGACTCCGACATCGACTTCCCCGTCGACGGTGAGATGCAAGCCGACACCGCCGTCCTTGAGGAGATGCTGACCGACACCTACGAGTTCACCGAGTTAGAACGGCCCGCGAACGTGCTGATCTTCCCGAATCTCGAGGCGGGCAACATCGGCTACAAGCTACTCCAGCGCCTCGGTGGGGCCGACGCCATCGGCCCGATGCTAGTCGGGATGGATAAGCCGGTCCACGTGCTCCAGCGCGGTGACGAGGTCAAGGATATTGTCAACCTCGCGGCCGTTGCAACGGTCGACGCCCAAGATAGCCATTCGTGA